The DNA sequence TTCACCTATCAAACTTTCCACAAAAATTCACCAACTCATGCTGCATAGCCCCAAAATTTGTATGTCAGCAAATTCTATCTGCATATATCACAAATCAGCCCCTTTTCGCTTCTTCCGTGACAGGACTAGAATTCGCTGCTGTATCTATATGCCAGTATTATTCTCAACATCCTCTGCTACATCGCCTTGCTGGCACTTTTTGTCAATCTCCATCATATCTTCCTCTTTAATGTCATTTATTACTTTAAGAAGCTCCAACGGAGTAGCTGCCGGATCCAGCTCCCGACAACCCTTTGGAGCATTTGCAGCTTCCTGACCCGTGATCAAGCATGAAGGGATTTGATGAGAGAACCGAAACAGCTCTTCTCTAGGGATCCTCCTGGCCTCTCTGGGATCCAAGTGCCGGTGAAATACTGTCTTGAAGCCAGCCACTTTCACCAAGGGAGTCACAAGTACACCTTGCTCCTCACTAAAGTCTTCAACAACTTCGACCATATCATACTTGTGAATGACATTGTCAGCTGTCAGTTCGTTCCAGTCCGGGGACCAATTCCGGTATAGCGCCCAAACATCCCCCTTCCTGGGATATATGCAGATAGCCCCTCGTGGACCTTTTGTTGACCGAACTCTGTGAGAAAAAGAATTAAGTGAATTACTCACTTCATATTTCCCTACTCGGAACTCCCCACACGTCTTTGAGAAGCCAGAGGATACCCAGTTAAGAGGACCCAGTTCACTATTTGTTTTTGAGTTCAGCCAGCTGATCCGCACTGTGAAAGGATCCACAGAAATCACCTTTTGAACTAACGCATAAAACCTTGGCATGCCATCATCATTATCATATGCAGCCCAGACCTGATTATCTTCAAAACACTTCTCTGTTCGATCCTTGtcaaaatcatgaaaatcagAATCAGGAACATTTATCGACAATATGTCTGCATCTGAATGGACACCAGAAATGCCAGAACCCTTCATGTCAGAAGAGCCATTCTTTGTGTCCACTGGCTCACCAGACTGCTTTTGATTTCTATGCACATCAATGTTTCCCAAAGATTTTTCTCTCTCGTTTCCATTCACCATCTCTTTGGCTGCAGTCTTGGACACAGTGAATTCATTTAGTTTCTTCCGAATTTCTTTTCTAGCCTTCTCCCTTAGTAAATTTGGAATATCAATCTGGGAGATATCCCTTGTGATACTAGGCCTGGCGCTTCCGTTTGGTCCAGAAAAATTGGTTGTTCCAGCTCCTCCAGCTCCCACACCCATTTGATTTGTGACATCCCTTCCGTAGCTGCTGACACCGACATCTTCCATTCCTCTTCTTCTCTTGGCAGCATTAGGGTACCCTGTAGATGAAGCACCGCTTGCCTTCCTGGAGGATTGATGTTTCCTCCGTAACTCCTCTCTTTTTAATGCTGCTTGAGCCTGCTCGCGCTCTCTCTTGGCTTTCTCATATGCCTGGCTAACCACGTTTGCGGCTTGGGCAGCCGTAGAAGCACTTGATGCTTTAGAGAATGAACCCCATTGGAAGTTGTTTTGGTTGTACGATTGATTACCATTGAAACCAGCAGATCCAACACCCATTCTATCAGCTGTTTCATGCTTTGGTGGAGTTGACTTGGCACCATTTGTAGGTGGTGGAGCTATTTCTACTGCTAGAAATGGTTCATGGCAATTCGGGCAAAGAAGATTATGATTAAGATAAATCCTGAGATACTCATACTGCATCTTGCATTTATGACACACTGTCCAAAAGGTATTAGCTCTTGGTTTTTGAGATGAAGCAGGAGCTGAAGAGCGGCTGGCCCATGAGGTACCCTTCTGATTCTGTGAGGTACCCTTCTGAGTCTCTGTGGTACTCTTCTGAGTCTGTGTATTAACCTTCTGAGTCTGTGCGCCTGATGTTGTACCTTTTGTGAAATTGTAGAAACCATTGGCCCCTGGAGGAGCCTGTGAACTCCCACTCGCAGTTGCTACCCTTTGATGTACTCTCCTCTTCTGGTCATAGGCTACTCTCTTAGATTTATCAGACAACAAACTCCATGCTTCTGATAGTAGCTTAAACGCTCCATCAGCTCCTATAGACTTGTTCTTATCAGGGTGAAGCATAAGAGCTAGTTTCCTATATTGTTTCCTCACTGCCTCATCATCTGCTTTTGGATCCGCACCAAGTATCCCGTACCAATCAGCctccccatttattttgttctcCGCCGCAATATGCACATCGAGGGTTGCCAACATTTGGGGCATCCCCTCTAACCCCGGAAACAAATTTTGAGCCTTCAAGGCAAACTTCTTTGCCCCCATAAGATCCTTTGCTGTGAACTTTCTTTCCGCAATCTCTTTTGCCCTAGCCGCCTCATCTCTGTTGCACTCCATATTCCTATTCTATCTTCGTCCTCTCTAATGTTTGCTTACTGTTTTTACAGCACTTGAGCTTGAAGCCTTTTTTTAATCCTAAAGTAGTATAAAAAATCCCCAAAGCTACAAGAAAGCCAAGACTACAACTGCTACTTGCCCATGCTCCCAAATTACTCTAGCAATTCAGCAACCTTATTGTTCAAATTAGATAGAATTCAGTTAGAAAATTGTCATGAAAGTTGTATGCAAACATAAGTATCCAACAACAAATGCATATCGAATAGATAtccggaaaagaaaaaaaaaacaacgctTTTTCGAGACCCTCGTTCTCACCACGCAACCACAACACAACCAAAATATTAATTCATACTCATTTAATGACGATATATGAGTCTAATTTAACTCTGAGGCTCAAAATTGACCAGTGAAGTGATAATTAGCTCAACCAAACATTCAGCCCATAATTACACAGATGCAAAATCAATGAAACTAAAAAGCACAACCCAAATCAGAGAATTGAAATCAGAAATCACAGCCATGGATCTAACTCAATCAGTTCCAATTCAGCTCCAAACAGATCGAATTTGATAAATTAAAGTCGGAAATGAAACCCTAGAATCAGTGATTCAGTGCACGAAATTCACTAAATTTTAGTAAAACCCTAGATTCAGAGATAAGTTTAATCACCTTATTATGTGAGCTGCGCTGGTCACTGGCTGAGGAATTTGAATCTCAGAGAAACACCATGGACGGACCTccaccaattttttttcttttcttttttctgcccCTCCTTCTTAGCCCAAATCTAAAAAATCCCCCAAACTGGCCCCttttctcaaaaacaaaacttctcACAACCTACGTATCCCAAATaccaaaaattataaaatagaaCAAGGGCATGGGCCTTCCTCTCTTAAGTATTTATTCCCAAGTCTTAACCATAACCCAACATTTTTTCCCACCCTAACCATGGTTAAATTTTAACCCTTGAATTACAATTATAGAAATTTTATTGGTGGATAGGGGTGTGTGTTTGTGGTGGTGTCATACATGTTGCATCGTGAAATAACACGGCAGTGTGTGATTGGTTTAAATTTGAGTCCATTTATCACAAAAAGTAAAAGTAAATGATGACACATTGTTTAGTGTGCAAATTCAATGACTTTAGAAATTCCAATGAGATAAATACAAAAGTAGATCTAAGTATTTCTAAGGTAAAAAACTTTATTTACGGTAGACTGTAGGGTTTGTAAACATCATATGCTTAGAATATTCTCTTTACGAAATAACATATTTTGAGAATATTACAACTTTCAGTTATCTTGTTGAATTTTATAATATTTGGTCTCGTGATACTCAGCCTTCATTTTTTACCtaaatattgaattaaaatattataGACGACAATCGTTGCTTTacttttttattcaaatttctttatcctttttaaattaaaaatagaagGAACCCGCCACataatactacggtctagtgatattccttttcacttgtaagtgagaggtcttatgttcgattctctccaaagacgaatttgaaccacattattgctagctcattgtgaggctaagacCCACccctctcccttagtgtagataatattgtttatttaaaattatatatatctctactaattaataaaacactcattgtcaaccaaaatcttatgaaattaccaatttaaccctctaattaaaacggaacatgaataagaaatatggggcataaatgtaatttcacacaaccaaattttgctgtttttttaagcctcacctacatgtaatcctaactaacatatctctaaataaaaaataaaaataaaacttctcACTCCCACATTCTGTATCACTcttttcctctctccttctatttcaaaaacaaaaataaaaaaaatttctcacacactttgtgtgtgcccatatgctagcaTATATAGAAGGAACCCATAAGAGGACTACCCACGTCTCTCGTTGGTGACTTTTCCTCCTCCTACCATCTacccattcttttttttttcttttttccttcctcttctttatATTTCTGTTTATACCAAATTTTGCATTATCGATCTGTTTAAATGGAAATTGTTGAATGAATTAATATTTtcttatgttgatgcacaaaaccggaaggtcttggaacaacgtaaatccgaccgtgaatcatgCAAATGCctaagaacacaaagatgtattgtagttcaccccaatgtttgggctacgtccacactgatgttgattgtattcctctgtaactgtatgtatgAATTACAAagtgttgttgtgtttgtgaggg is a window from the Malus domestica chromosome 16, GDT2T_hap1 genome containing:
- the LOC114821982 gene encoding uncharacterized protein translates to MECNRDEAARAKEIAERKFTAKDLMGAKKFALKAQNLFPGLEGMPQMLATLDVHIAAENKINGEADWYGILGADPKADDEAVRKQYRKLALMLHPDKNKSIGADGAFKLLSEAWSLLSDKSKRVAYDQKRRVHQRVATASGSSQAPPGANGFYNFTKGTTSGAQTQKVNTQTQKSTTETQKGTSQNQKGTSWASRSSAPASSQKPRANTFWTVCHKCKMQYEYLRIYLNHNLLCPNCHEPFLAVEIAPPPTNGAKSTPPKHETADRMGVGSAGFNGNQSYNQNNFQWGSFSKASSASTAAQAANVVSQAYEKAKREREQAQAALKREELRRKHQSSRKASGASSTGYPNAAKRRRGMEDVGVSSYGRDVTNQMGVGAGGAGTTNFSGPNGSARPSITRDISQIDIPNLLREKARKEIRKKLNEFTVSKTAAKEMVNGNEREKSLGNIDVHRNQKQSGEPVDTKNGSSDMKGSGISGVHSDADILSINVPDSDFHDFDKDRTEKCFEDNQVWAAYDNDDGMPRFYALVQKVISVDPFTVRISWLNSKTNSELGPLNWVSSGFSKTCGEFRVGKYEVSNSLNSFSHRVRSTKGPRGAICIYPRKGDVWALYRNWSPDWNELTADNVIHKYDMVEVVEDFSEEQGVLVTPLVKVAGFKTVFHRHLDPREARRIPREELFRFSHQIPSCLITGQEAANAPKGCRELDPAATPLELLKVINDIKEEDMMEIDKKCQQGDVAEDVENNTGI